The Ahaetulla prasina isolate Xishuangbanna chromosome 4, ASM2864084v1, whole genome shotgun sequence genome has a window encoding:
- the SPN gene encoding leukosialin, producing MEKSRSLFQQVIGHTMLFVAFLLFATDILAEDVATTDVTTQVNKTAGVNISTSPFPASSKMAAEISMTSLPDATTPGTLSRSLSTSGQPSLSLNAAPPVSKQELQSATAVNTAVPEDTSSPMPSKVTVSIKAKHPRTEATEVQESITAPVQKEVPSKMAVTPHFDNETVSSPTKDLGTRSQGSFSEQTSSAIASLETTKSTKPKEDRKEPMPPSQAVPELTQSPETGSHYMSSPSSTSVTSINSSAIFDSLDKGNSEKKHSVIILAVVFTILLLVGFLAFLCLRRRRHSGSTSFNSPEWAGQATLPDDTGLDKDVEQQAGSGGEGETRRGTLVTFFGKRQSRVPSIAMEDVNGKGGKEETEQLLCGEAETGSPSEAIGDANGKVPEPLKESSQGSSASNKLGESSS from the coding sequence ATGGAAAAATCAAGATCCTTGTTCCAGCAAGTAATTGGCCACACAATGCTCTTTGTTGCCTTCCTACTTTTTGCCACAGATATTCTTGCAGAGGATGTTGCCACAACAGATGTGACCACCCAGGTAAATAAAACAGCAGGTGTAAATATAAGCACCTCACCTTTTCCAGCATCTTCTAAGATGGCTGCGGAGATTTCTATGACATCACTTCCTGATGCCACAACGCCTGGCACTCTCAGCAGAAGTTTGAGCACTTCAGGGCAACCATCACTGTCCTTGAACGCAGCACCTCCAGTTTCAAAACAGGAACTACAATCTGCCACTGCCGTGAACACTGCTGTCCCAGAAGACACTTCCTCCCCTATGCCAAGTAAAGTCACCGTCTCTATCAAAGCAAAACATCCTCGTACGGAAGCAACAGAGGTACAAGAATCCATAACAGCTCCTGTTCAGAAGGAAGTTCCCTCTAAAATGGCTGTCACACCACACTTTGATAATGAGACGGTATCTTCTCCAACAAAGGATTTGGGAACCAGATCCCAAGGGAGCTTCTCTGAGCAAACATCAAGTGCAATTGCCTCGCTTGAAACAACAAAGAGCACAAAACCAAAAGAGGACAGAAAAGAGCCAATGCCACCAAGTCAAGCTGTTCCAGAATTAACTCAGAGTCCTGAGACTGGCAGCCACTATATGTCTAGTCCTTCCAGCACATCAGTGACAAGTATCAACAGTTCAGCAATATTTGACTCTCTTGATAAAGGCAACTCAGAGAAGAAACACTCTGTCATCATTTTGGCCGTTGTTTTCACCATCCTGCTGCTTGTAGGTTTCCTAGCCTTCCTGTGCCTTAGGCGCCGCCGTCACTCTGGCTCTACCAGCTTCAATTCCCCAGAATGGGCTGGACAAGCCACGTTGCCAGATGATACGGGCTTGGATAAGGACGTGGAGCAACAGGCGGGGtctggaggggaaggggaaaccCGGCGTGGGACTCTTGTGACTTTCTTTGGGAAGCGTCAGTCTAGGGTACCTTCCATAGCTATGGAAGATGTCAATGGGAAAGGAGGCAAGGAGGAAACAGAGCAGCTGCTTTGTGGAGAGGCTGAGACAGGGTCCCCTTCAGAGGCGATTGGGGATGCCAATGGCAAAGTACCAGAGCCCCTTAAGGAGTCTTCTCAGGGGTCCTCAGCCTCCAATAAGTTAGGTGAAAGTTCCTCCTAA